The genomic DNA ACGTCCGCGTTACTATTCCTATCAACATAAATCGCATCCCCTCCCGTACTACGCTTAGAAACCGGCAAAGGTTTCCGTTGACTAGTTGTTATCATAATTCTCTTCCTTTAGTTGCGATCGCAGCCAGTATTGTAGCCTTTAAAATCACAAAACACTGCTTCGAAGTAATCTACCCTCTGCTTTTGTCAGCCGCATTTGATGTTGTTTCGTTGTTGCCAGGTGATTTTTGACCAATCAGCGCACACTCGTTTGGCGTCTAGGAAACCACAAGACGTAAACAGACCGGTTCAGAAGTGACGTCATAAACAGATCTGCGTTACGATTGCTTAGTACAATAATTGCTAAGAGAGGACAGATCTTTTCAAGGTGTTTCACCCACGGTAAAGTACATCTTTAAtcagcaaggaaaaaaaaacgttcgTTAAATAAGGCTAGTTTAAGTTtacatttgattcattttattgggAACTTAAATCTTCTTAATCAGTTCGGGACTCTTTCTtcgttttttgttgtttgtatcCAAAATGACGTAAATAAAATACttactaaaatacaaaacacTGGAGTTTAGTCACGGCGCACATTGAGGGAGCAGTGGCGGAGCACCGGAAAAGAAATATTAATTTGTCGGGGGCTCCAGATAGGCTTTTACAGCTTGTGCCAGGAGGTGATCGGCTCCTACTTGTGGGCTCCTGCTGCTTGTGCTTGTAAAAGTAGCATATTatggggcaggtacaaaacaagTACAGGTTTCAGGTCACGGGTCTCTTAGCCTGCATAGCAAGCGTTTCTAGCGAGCGAGGAGCGAGCTCTTTTTTTGGCCGCGCGAGAATAGGGCGAGCGCAAAAAAAGAGGGTATCTCGCCCCACTTTTTGCGCGGCCAAAACATTAAactttaccaatacagaaattaaacaaacctaaacattgATGAAAGGTAACCGTAGGCCGAGAAACTCctggcctaaggttagctttcgatgaatcttttgttttgtttctgtcTTATAATAATATGCgaattaagtaaaaaaaaaaagtacatatTCTTTATTAATGCAAACACCTCGTGTGAGCAaccatatatttttttgtgttgtATCTTCTTCGTGTTGTAAACAaccatatattttttttcgtcCCGCACATATTTTAACAACGATTTTCATGCAAAACGTAAAGTAACCAAACccttcaatttggctaaccctaggcctaaggttggattttaggcctagggttagtcAAATGGAGGGGTTTGGATTACTTTCAAACCCacagcgcaccggtggctcagttagttgaacatcggccggaccaacactcagtgtCTTTAATAattgagaagaaagtgctgcctttgtaattacatccgcagaTGGTTAGAAtacaaaacttcaacctgctcaaacacaaatgaataacaaacaaacttttGTGCATTCATGACGCTTTCATTTGTTAATAGGACTTTGTACGTAGTAGGCTATtcgcgatcgtaactgtatttatcaagcctttAAGGAATTAactttaattatgcaaataaaatttgtttcctTAGGTGATCAagcgcaattttttttattttttgccggGGTCTCCCGCCACGACTGTTTTAtctcagatgctaataattaacTTTCACTGGCTTCCGTAAGTCCAAAATATTCGAAGCAAAATATCCTACGCGAACAATGTTTATTTGCATGTTCATATATATTCCTTCAAGGCttgagtcaatgcagtcatgtcgggagaCCTAGGGAAATAGGGAAATAGAGAAATTTGCTGTTGACAACCTACGgtcggtgtctgacatttgcagactgcagattgcacactgcagactggctacaaatagcgctatttgtagccagtctgcagtctgcaatctgcaaatgtcagacaccgagCTACGGTCTGTCACCCGGATAAGGGTCAGTTtattatcaacggtcgaagcgGTGCCCACTCTTGTGATAAAACACCGCCTTCGAAAGCTGTTTGGTTGCAGTATTCACCTCCTGACGTTGCTCGCAGGACTCCTAtcgcgttgatggtgggttgagatgaaagttcaatctttgtcaattgattctgatgtgaaattgtgaccgtgggaatattttatccaggaatatttgactcaaattggtggcacctgagaatttagtctccagccttgggattttattataactgttgacaaccacgaatttgtgaaatggctcaaatcgcgttggatctggaaaataaccacacaggaaggaaacTATCCACAATGGCCGTAagtttaggctttttaattcagctttttttttcatatattctttagctttttatcgggattctcttacaaatccttatatttttgtcggccatgctcacacccccggggggggggggggggactcccatatgaaacagacggggatgctcgtcgtctcgcttaggggtgtaaatttggattttggtctcgcttagggtgttccgggcaaagcgccaatattttatgccaccaaggtctcgtttagggttctgcgaagtaacacagaattacgcgaagagaaacagaagtcaaatttccttttaaattttctttttagataaaagcattcgatgattatgcctttttatcattaaaactcattgcgtgtcgtatttttgtgtttttaaacggtctcctttaggggtcaaaatttgcttaagccacgcctagattggtctcctttaggggttaaattcaaaatttccgacgagcatccccgtctgtttcatattggAGTTTCCCCCCCGGGGCTCAGACTGAACCTGGGGCGCCTGTGGGTGACTAGCGTTTTGGCCGTACGGGGTTTGTACCCAAAACAAGGGGATGCCCAAATCACTTTGACACCTGTGTCGCCAAAGCTTTATTCCGTGCGCCTACAATACCGTTAGCTACGCAACCCAGTGCTAATCTGTAGTTGagaaactaagggtgcgttcgattgaccctattccggaataagaatatgtggagtgatgattgcaacggtatgtttggcgcgtttcgaagcagcaaggatgataaaaatgtttaaaatagcattttagcagatgtttgacaattttaacgagaatctccgcaaaaacgaagtaTTTTGTattattccggaataaggttCTATCTAGTGCCCAGTCCTGCGTTCTCAAAAATCTGAGCCCACGGTGTTAATTGCCAGTCAGAtctcaaaatggcggacacggAAGCAGGGTTAAAGCTGTTAGTCTCCGAAAGATTTACGttttttcccttttgaaatATATACTTTTACCATTAATTTGTGCGCTACATCTTTAGGGAGATTGCAGTGCCTTTTCCGACAGAATTTGAAGCCCAGATTGCGTACAATTCTCTTTCCGTTGACCCTGAACCCAAACGTGGAGGAGTGAAAAAAGAACTGACTGTGGAAAGCAACGTGTTACATGTGTGAGTAGACAGTTTCTTTGATTGCGAAAAAATGTGGAGCAACTATAAAATACAGGGCCATTTTTGAAGCCGTAATTCCGCAGTAGCTCAGCGGCTCGTCAGTCAAATTGCATTTTTAAAGAACGCTACATTGAACTTTTaaaagagttcttaggcctgatcactgaaacaagctcttatacttaatcagtaaacgagtgctatatttttgacacgatctcgtaaaaagtgtagttaaacgaaccgtaaaatgaaacctaaaattttaaacgagtgcttaggcctaatcccTGAAACAATATCTTCGGCCtaattaatcagtaaacgagtgcttatCCTTGACACGATCTCTTATATAAAGTGtggttaaccaaaccgtaaattgtaagctgaaattttaagagTGCTTAGGGCTAAAATGGGAAATGAGAGCTTAGGCTTAGGATTAAGCCTAAGGCATGTAATGTAGACATGTACACTGACCCGCTATCTTCAATTTGACTCCTGACGAGCTCTCGATTCGAATACAGTCATTCTTCTAGACTGATGAGCTACCGAGCCACTCAATGAATGTAACGTGACTCGTAAGTGACAAGCCATCCAGCTGCAAATACACAATCTCTTCAGTCTTGACTGGCCAGCTGCCAAGCCATCTTAGCTGCTCTATCCATCATGTAACtgtaagtggccctgtattctataGGTTAGCCAAAAATGTGCATTTAAGATTTGCCAAGCTTTCCGTTTAGTTCTGTACAGCAGGGCCTGAACAATCGTTGGAAATCAAGGATCAgaaaatcacttgatcaatcAATTATGGTTAATTAATTGGTATCAATTATAGATGACAATTAATACAGTCattttcatctaagcgtggacaTGTGATGGGAAAACATGCTCTAAGTGGCTGCAAACATGacaagttttgttttcaatcaTTCGA from Montipora foliosa isolate CH-2021 chromosome 7, ASM3666993v2, whole genome shotgun sequence includes the following:
- the LOC138010288 gene encoding EKC/KEOPS complex subunit LAGE3-like — protein: MADTEAGLKLEIAVPFPTEFEAQIAYNSLSVDPEPKRGGVKKELTVESNVLHVKMSSGEAKTLRVCANAFFDHLTLVVETIEAFGPTAEKQ